Within Anopheles nili chromosome 3, idAnoNiliSN_F5_01, whole genome shotgun sequence, the genomic segment CCACAACTCGGTTTTGCATAATCGTATGCAGAAGAACGAACTGCCGATGCACCTTTTGCACCAATCACCAGCTAAGCACGATCGCTTATTTTGCCTTCGACAATGCGAATCAGTGCCCGCTAATTGCCATAATGGATTACCCCCCGGGAGGAGTTCCAGTTCCGACCCCATCGATAATGGCTTTCGGGTCGATCGAGCATGGTGGAGCGTGTGAAGTCCAGCACTGAGTAGCACGAAAAATGCTTCCATCAATTGTGGATCAACCAAAGCGGCGAGATTGACGTACGAAATTCACCAGTCGACCATCCAAATGGGCTACTTTTCCGCCCGAGACCCAATGGGAAACGGCGCATCACCTTCGAGGAATCGCACGCGAAATGAGTAACGATCACACTGGGGTCAGTGGCGCAAGCTGGCCTGGCCAGGCTTGACCTTTTGCACTCCCTCATCTAACCAGTGCGGTCGGTTCGTGACCGCGTAACCTGCGAGGTGACGCGTGAAAGCGTATGCGAAGGAGGCAACTCGCCaaaagatcgatcgattcgtgtGGTGCGCATTCCGAGCGATTGGAAGATTTATGACTAATCAAATGCCACATCGAATGGGAAGATGCTCTGTAACAAATTTTTTGGgaaaagtagcaaaaaaatggttttttggtcaaataaacacaatttagtacaaaagacttcaacaaaagcgacgaacccgacaAAAATTCACCACGCAAAAGATTATGTTGGAATAATGTGCCAGATGCATCAAATGTGaattattcattatttttattttattatatagAAACAGTTTGTTAAATATCCGACacaaaaattatttccttAATCATCTCGAAAATAAtctcaaacaaaaatgttttaatttcttcgaaatatttcaaatctaGCACggttgttgaaatatttcaacattaTTTTCTTCTGACTTTCCCATATACCTCCCTTTGGGAAATTAGGGACCTAAATCAATCTCGTTTGCTCATTCACTTCTACCAGCTGGTTTGTCCGGTGGAAGCCAACAATCGCATTGACCGTCATTCGTGACTACCCCCATGTCTAGCCCCAAAATGCGCTAATCACCTTATCCCAGTTTCGCTTTccagttttcattttccatgcacTAGCTCAGGGTCGATCCAAAATCGAGCTGGAAAaaggttaaaaaaaatcacaaatccCCAAATCGTTTCCGATTAGCGCAGATAGCTCTCAATAATCGTCATCACCACCAACGAAACGCTAGCGCTGCAAATCCGTGCGCTTGACGTTCAAATCGGTAACGCAGGCTTTCAccgggtggagaaaaacaaaacgtttgcATCCCGGTAACGACCTGTCCGAAGCCCGTTTGCCTCGCTTTGAATTCCATTTCCCAATTCTCAAACGGAAAGCGCGATGACACGGAGATAAAGCACTCGCATCCGCCGCAGAGGAACCCAAGGGCTCGAACCTGACCCCAAACGCTAGAGCTCGTAATTTGTAGCTCCGGCACCGGCCTCGTAACACCGCATGCCGTTTAATCGCCTCGGTTCAAGGGAAGGCGCCAATTATTGGGAACGAAATGTTAAAACAGAACCATGCGCATGCATTCGAACGCGGAACCACCCGCTTCCTGAGCTTGAATCAGGTGGCGCTCGTTCGTTGTGGCTGTTCGAAAGTAGCCCACGGTCGGAAACTGCACATTACCAGTCCGGGTGTTAGCCAGAGGTTGAATCGTCAGCGTGGCTTGTGCGTAGTAGATTCGATTTCGATATCACCCTCTGAAGCCTTCCCGGCTAGAGAAATCCATCTAGGTCCAAAGCTCAAACCCATGGGAAggcaaaaagcacacccaagaagaaagaaaactcatTAGTCAGGGATAGTGCGGCCAGTTCACTCGCTCAACGATTTGATTAACGAGATCTCGGACCCTTTTCCCGGGAATGCATGGACACGGACGGTTCGAGATGTGTGTGCGGGTGGTTTCCGATTATGAATCGCAACGGGAAATTAActattgtatttgtttgaaagtGTTTTTCCAAAAGGGAGCCCATTATCGGTGGAGCGGAATCGAGCCGGGAGTGGTTCACTTTCCCATGAGGCTAGAGGATATAGGAAACAGCAAAACTAATCCGAATTGATCCAAGAATCATAGAAGTATTAGCTACTATCGTGATGGAAACGATAGAAAATCTTTTAGAAAATCATACACTGTTATATTGTAAAGATGTATATTTTATAGAATAAAAGAATCTCATCGCCAATTATACTAAAGATTGTGATTTAAATTACTTGATTACGATTTAGTTTAATGATTTGGAAGTCTCTCAATTCTTCTATATAACCCTATGCCCTCGTAAGCTGCTTTATGGATTCGTTTGTAACGTATACGATAACAAAATCGCAAAATATGCAATTACACTCATTAGGGCCCTTTTCAGCCGTCACAAAGCCATGTCAGCAGGGTTGCTATCATTCTGAAGCATGCTACTTGGtaccattttcccaccaatgCCGCCAGCAGGAGAAATTATTAGAAAAGCGCTCAGTGACGAGCAGATTTAGACCGGACTCGGTCTCTGCGGCAACCTTCCAATAAAAAGGCTCCCCACCGAGATGTAGGCGTTGGCTGTGAACGGTTAAAATGGGTGGAGGCGGGAATTAGTATCGAAATTAAAACCCCACAAGGTACGCCGACACGGGTGGTGAGTGAGGGTcggaaaatgtttccatttaATTAATCTTTCCCAGGCACATCGATCGGCGGCTCCTGCTGCAAGTGCCACCATACGCCCGCGTATTCAGGTCACACCTCGATCTTCCCTTTTGGGGCTGCTCGAGCGGATCGATCGGTAGTATTTTTTCCCTAAACCTAATTACCTAAATCTCGATCGAACCCCGAttgcatcgatcgcgccccatTCCAAAGCCTATCGGATCAGCAAGAAAAGCTgagaaaaaacaccaaacagcGACATTGTTCGGGAGCTTCACAGTTTATCTTAAATTTTCGAATTGCTTTCTTCCGGCGAAGCGAGAAGACTCACTTTCCGAGCGGcacgttcgatcgattcgtaTCGAATCggagctcaaaaaaaaatccgccgTATCTCTCACCCGCCCCAAAGTAGGACCAGCGTGGCCGATCTGTAATGGCTGGTTTTAGACGATGAGCGTGTGCTTCTTTCCACTAACCACCCTATCGAGgacccaccgaaaccgaacggagCGCGGCCTTTGTTCTGCTTTCACTGCAATGCGCAACGAAAACAAGTGCACCGAAAATGAGCAACACTCCACCCCGTGCGGGTTCCGAAATTGatctaatttattttttctggaGCAATTATCGACCCGATCGGTTGAACTAGAAAGTAGAATAAAGCGTAAGGAAAATTAACCAAAGTCCCACCAGCCCTCGCTACCGCATGGGGGTGTTGCGTAAGGCCAGCCTCATCCCGGGCGGACTCGGTGCGTACCAGATTACGCAGACGGTGCATCCGGCACCAGAGGATAGCGCACGTACCGGGGTGGCCATGCCGATGGTGTGCCCATTTCTGGCACGACGATGATTGAAGCGTACCCGATTACCGTTTACAGCAGCCTGGTTCAATTTTCCCATCTGGGGCATGTAATTGTTGTCCAGCGTCTCCGAACCTGCGGGCTGCGGTCCATTTTTCCGTCCGAGAGATGCAATTGCAGATCACGCAAGATACCGATTGAAGTCATCCATCGCGAGATATGTTCTCTTGCTCACGGTGAGAAACCCTTTGAAACGAAAACTCCAGCGACCAATGCTAGTTGATCGATATCGATAAGCAattaaattgatgaaatatgCTAGCTGTAGCTTTACCCTGTTCAATTTCCGTACGATCATTATGAGCAAATCAAGAAAAAATCTGGCTATGAAatacacatattttttttcaattcgcAAACATAATTTTGGGCTACATTCTGAAAGCTACCATCTGGAAACGACGTCAaatagcttcttttttgctacaaATATAATTAATCATGCCTACTTTGTTTGAAAGCGCATGCTTTATTGCAGGTTTTGAGAACCTTAAAAAAAGCGATGATGTTTTTAAGCATCTTTACTCTCGatgtgattttttcctcttcatcgAAAGCGGCAACCTTTCAACGCAAGTGGCATGTGCCGTGCTTCTTTCTTTCAATGTGTGCGGGGATGCACATGTCGAGAAATTAACATTGATGCACTTACCCCAGGGAGTTGTGGGTTCATGCAACATGTGCTTCACGGTCAGAAACGCCCCTTACATTCGCTCCTGAAGAACAGTTAAGCTTTTAACGAATGACCGGAAACGATGTTGTGCAACCCATATGGGATGGACATCGTCAAGAATTTGAGGTTACAATCAATCACCGGCACCAGGAGAGTGAATGGAAAAGAAGAGACACCAGGTTGTGCGTTGTTGATAAAGGGAATTGGAGCCATAAAACTGCAGCCCATCATAGATTTGATCTCGGCCGCCTGTTAGGTGCAGTGGCTTCTGTCTGCAATTCAATTATTGGTACACCCTTGCAGCTCGGAGCGATATTTATGACTTCATTATTTATCTTGCAGTGCACCATAACGAACCAAACATATATTGTACTAACGGATGGCCGGACATTCGGCTGAAATTGGTAAAATAAATTGGAGCACATGTGTAACGGTAGCCACATGCCAAAAGGGGTGTATGAGGATTCTACCACCATAATACCGCTCccaaaaaagcaaattttCTTTGTAAAGATTAACAAGTCACTCGTTTGTTCTTGGTTTATTTCGGGTTGGAACCTTTCACCTAATTTTTCACAGtagtttttggggtggataTCAGGAGTGGTACGCTGGTGCAGAATCGCCCTCGATTGCAATGATGGATTGATTGTGAAAACCGGCTGGGAATGTCTGTGCGAATGTGAAAGGTGAAAAGCTCTGAGCTGACCGACCGCATGATAAGCATGTTTTCGAAACCGGTACGTCGTTGACCATTGAGGGTTTGTTTCTGGTTTTGGTATTTTAGATGGTTCGAAAAGGAGCCATGAAATTTCACTCGATCTTTTGGTCTGGTTTTAGAGTTGCGCCGAAAATGGGCAGGCAGTTTTTATAACGTTCTACTCCAACGGTCAGCATCATCCGAAACAAcattataatttaatatttcgGTTTAAAACGAAACTAACCACTATAACATAGCCATCTATCTTCTTATGCATCAATTTGCATCTTTGATTCGTCCGGCGCTTGAATCATTTGGGTTTTAAACGATTTCATAATCCATTAATCATTTTTTAATGAAGATTTACATCTGTAAGAAACTATTTATGGTACTTTGCTATCGGTGCCCCAAAGCTTTGTCCCCATTCTGAGCAAATACAGACCCAAACGACACCCTAATATGCACTTCCAGCCGACCTCTCAGCATGACAGCGGTCGTAAAAGAGCAGTTGGGGTCTCGCTATGGTCCGCTCTATTTTATCAATGCCCTTCGTGGGACACAAACACCCAACATCTGACCGTGTCTCAGCGCTACATGCCATGAACGTAAATCTCCACCGATCGATAGGTGCGTCGGCCACGCTTTTAATCTTTTTCCCGCTCGACTTCATTTTTCCGAGTGTGCGGCATTAAATCTTGCTCCCCCTGCACGTGGACCCACACGAAACCAGCACGAGACCAGCCACAATACGCATCTCCTGCCCACGGGATCGTATGGACGCGTGCACATCCCAAGCACGGCTTCAGTCACCGTCCCACGACTAGGCGCGGTACACGATAATAGCCGCCTTGAAACGATCTCCCATTAGCACCTGAACCAGCACCGGCAACGGCATCTTGAGCCTCCCGCAGACTTGAACCTTCGCTAGCTGTCCACAGTGTCCAGGTTCTGGCTGGACGTGGACCCGATGATGGGACGAGCCAGCCAACGGAACGATCGCGAGGTTAAGACGAGCGTCATAATGATTACACATCTCTCGCCCATCTCGTGGGGGGACGGAGCTAAAGCGGATAGATTTCGTTGTTTGCCGAGAGCTTCTTCGTCTTTTCTTGCCTTCCAAAGGCTGCCATGGAGGCCTGCTACCGGTTGGACGCAATTGAAGCTAATAACGGATGACATCTTGACAACTCGCTAAATGATAAACGAACGAAGAGTCTATTATTCGAGATTCCTGTTCGGGATCGGTTCTAGATCACCCGTTCTAGCATTACATCGCTAAATGCAACTACAAATTAGATGGTTTCAACGGTTTCGGATCAACGGAGCATAGCTTTACAGCTGGTTCTCAGCTCAAACAATCTatgttgtttaaatttgatgttttaatttgctttttgAGCAATTACTGGTTACCAAACATAACACTGCTATTACCAGGTAGCAATGCATATGCTTGAAATCCCGATATGCTGACAATCCAAAGCTTCTTCCCTATGCATTGCATTAATATGCGTTCATTAAGTCCCAAACTACCGGTTGCAAACGAGAATGCAATCATCGACTCCAGTATCGGCAACCGGTTTGCAGATGAATCGGTGACACGGAAGAATGGCTGGATTCGTGCGGCATCTCCATAATTGACTAAACGATCGCTATCAGCAGTAGCTGTTTAGATTGATTGGCTCCCTGGTTGATAAAATGATGATGTGCACGTGAGAGCTCTGCCCTTCAGCTTGTGTCGCAAAGGCAACAAATGATGTTCGCCTTCCGTTATTGCTTGcatcatgcgaaagaacatagCTCATAAACTATTGTACAAAGACACGTTCCCGTGTTACCTACAATATGTTTCAAATGTTGAAGCGTTTTACGTGCCCTGAAATTCATATTAATTTGTTCTCTTTTCGTTGTATTATTTCCAGCCACCCACAAGGTGACATGTGCCGACGAGATGATGCGAGTGGACGTAGCACTGCCGACGAACAACTTCTCCGATGATCTCGTCTATCTGGATGGTATGAAGGGCTACCCGGACCCGAAATGTAAGCCAACGATACGCGAGAATCTAGCCGTGTTCGAGCTATCCCTGACGAACATCTACGACTGTGGTGTGACACGTGTGATCAATCAAATTACGGTAGGTTATTGTTTTCGAGTGGTTTCCGATGCATTGATAATACAATATTTATCCCCTAAAACACTAGGGGAAGAAAGTGTTTTATCACCGGATCATCGTCGAAGGCGGTCCGGAGACCGGAAAGGAGATCGTGAGCGTGAAATGCATCACCACCGGGCCGAGCTACAACGTTACGCACGGAATCGTCAAGCGGGATGTTCTTCCGGCAGGTTTTCAGGAACCAGAGTAAGTGCATTTTTGAAGCTATGCAATACAAATGggtttttcaaatgaaatatttcacgatGAAATGTTACCGAGGTGGGCTATCCTAGCTAATGTAAAACTGTAACCATTACAACTATTCTGCAGGGATCTGGAAATAACGACCTCCATCACGGAGAACGCCCCGGAACCGTCGCTCGGAATCGCCATACGCCAAGGCGACAAGCTGGTATCGGGTGACCTCAACGTCAGCCCCGGGGCTCACCTTCAGATGGAAATTTTCCTCGACAACCGGTCGGCCCCGATCTACGGGTTGGGCGTGAACTACATGCTCGTCACCGACACCAAGTTCCAGGAGGAGACGATCATTTTCAATGGGTAAGTTGTGCCCGTAACATTTCGCCCTCTTTGCCACCCCGAGGGCATCCCATTTCAAGCGCTTCTCATTTGGCTCACCTTTCCACCAGTTGCTCCGTTGACCCTTACCTGTTCGAGAACTTCAATACCGTGGACGGTGACCTACTGGCGGCAAAGTTCCGTGCCTTCAAGTTCCCCGAGTCGACGTACGTTCAGTTCCGCGGTACTGTTAACGTGTGTGTTGATCGGTGCAAGGGTGTCATCTGCAGCAATGGTCAGACCGCGTTTGGACGGCGTAAGCGAGAAATAAACCCTGCACCGGCCGATCCGAACAAGATCTACGAGGTCACGATGACCACCTTCATCAAGGTGAACTACGACGAGAACGCGGATCAAAGTAAGTCACCGAAGGAATTCCACAACCCGCTGCAAGGAAGACCATATTGAGCGTCCTTTACCCTCCATTTCTAGATACCGTATCGGAGATCGACCAGAAAATCCGTCAGCTAAAGCTCACCAATCAGAAGCTCGCCCGCAACAGCCGCGCCGGTAACGTGTTCGAGAGCATCCACAATGGACCGGCGCGAACACAGGATGTGGAGCAACCGGCCGTGACCGTACCACAGGCGGACAATGAAAGCGCGAAGGTTGAAGAGACGATCGTGTTCCGTGAAGTAATCACCCGGCAGGAGGAACCCGTCTTCGAGGACATCAACAATGGCGCGCGGCGGACGGGATATACCGTCGCAGTCCTGGTCGGACTTTGCTCGCTCGTCCTGGCGGTTGCGCGCCACTGAACCCTCACGATTTCTCACCGGTGAGCGTGCTTTTAGGGGCACCTTATCggcaaaccaaacgcgatgCGGGACTGCTTCGCTACAACCGAGCTCGGCGGGCTGAAGTGGAAGAGAACGATGAAACAGACAAGGCACTGATagctggtgtccttttttgtacgATTTACTTCCACTTTGGCCGTCGCCGACCGCGGTAGCCACGGAGATAAAAGGGGAACATTAGGGGATTTTCTTCCGCCTTGGTAGAGGGTTTGTGCacgcgagcgagtgagtgtttctttttttaacgcGTGAACGCGACGGAAGCAGTACAAGTTGTAAATATTCGAACATGCGGCAGTGAAACGACCGCAACGGACCCGGCCACGTGGTGCAAAGAGGGAAGCGATGtgagccttcttttttttagcaccgatgtttcttttaattttaaaacaactcACCCTTTGGTTAACTGCGGATTGAAAACAGAACAAATTAGTGACTAATTACTGTGCTTTGTTGATACTAATCGATGCTAGCGCTAGCACAGGTGGCGAGTGATTCGAATTGATCAACCAACGAAGTGGAAATCTTTACTTTTACTCGAAATCGGAAAGATAATAACAGATGCATAGCTTACATTACAAAGACTCGATTGCTTTCGATAATAAACACATATGTGATGCGCgggatgaataatttaaaaagttCAGCTGGAAAATGATTTAACGGTTCGCATAGTGATGTGCGTACTTATAAACGTAAGGATTTGGGCGCGAGGGTCGCTCAAAAGCGCATGCATCCCTAGCCGCAGCAAGATAAGATTATGCTAGTCTAATTACTGTTTAATTTGAGCGGAAAAACAGACAGGGTGACAAAAATGCAGAAAACAGGCCAGATTAAGGCGATTTCGAGGAATCGCATAAGAAGCCTTTTACAATTCCATGCGACGGCAGCGCTTACACTAacgtaaataaataagcgTTAAAACTAGACATTTATTAGAAGcttgaaaaattgaattggCCACTTTGCGATAGGTAAAGCTAACTCATCGGATTATCGCCACGAGAACTGAGAGAACAACAAAGGAAAGGAAAGTAGATTGAAGTGAACAGTACGATTCGCATGATTAGGAGGATTTAAGCAATACTGATAGGATTACGAACCACATGCAACGGACGGGACACGGACGATCGTCCAGCCAACGTCAGCAATAATGTGGATCATTTTGTGAAACCCGTGAAAAACTAGGAAATAAAACTAACAACAAAACTAAACTACAACCACGTCGTAATCACCAAACGCGGCGATACGCCCATCATCACAAATGGTACATTTATTCATATCGAAACATTTGTTagacaaaaaacgaaaacacaccaTTAGTCTAGACTGTTTTTTGATGATATCTACGGTATGTGTTTTTCATCGCCTATGGATGTAAAAGGAAACGTAAATTAAATACCACTAAACACAGCATATCGAATGCAAGCCACACATGATTTCCACTCACTAAGATCGTTAAATGGAAGTTgattcttttttgctgctcactTCCTTGATCGATAAGAAATTAAGCAATGAAAATAATTGACGCAGCTCTTGCTCATTTTAATCCACTAAAAATTCACTGAAATAACTAACTGATGATTTTCGCATTATCGAAAGGTAGTGTCTCCTGAAGTGCACACTGCACCAAATACACCTAGTTTCTTAACTATAATATTCACATTTTGGAACTAGGAATGGGTTATTATGACCGTCTCTTTTCTGTAACACGTCTAGAAATGCCCTTCGAGCTATACCATGAAAATAATGGTACTCCTTGATTATGAATCATTGTACAGTCGCTCGAGAGTGAATCATTGAAATGAAGCCCATTTGTATtctttaatatttcatttctaaGACAAAATTCAAATAGTCCAAAAATGTAAACTCCATAAGCACTGTAGTTTTTAACGAATTTACGtcataaaattaaactaaaaatgcaatttcgtAAAATAACATCACTTGCTCTTGTTTGGTTGAGGTTAGAGGATTTGATACAACGGATGGTCACAAAATCTATTCAGCTCTACACTTCGTACTCACCAAAAACAAGATTCCTAATTCTCTCGCTTATTCCAACCATTTTCTAATGCTCTTAACTAGCTAATACGACTAAAGGCAATAATTTAATGCCTGACATTCAAGCTCAATTTTATATGCAAAGACACTCACACCCCTTTTAGGAATTGATTCGATTGTTCAACGTTTCACTTCTAATACTTTGCGTTCAAATAGTGATTGATTCAGAGTCAACACCTTAACTGCTCAATAGAATAGCAAAGTGTTTACAGTGCTATACGGTTGACTCTCTTCGATTAGGGGTAGCAATATCTCTCCCCTTATTTCCTCATCGATCCCATTCTTTGTATCTAGACTCCTACAACATACCGATGGCCGTTAGTTGTTCGAAACATCATTTGATCGCATATGTGCTGGCTTACGGCACTTCTAGTACCGATCGTAAGATGATCCTCGACCATTTCCATTGCGGTTTCTGCTGCTACTGCGGCTGCGACGACGGCGATCTCGCTCCTTGTCCCGTGACCGTCCCCGTACCCGATCACGTTCGCGATCTCGCTCGCGGTCACGGTTCCGATCGCGCTCACGGTCACGGTCTCGATCCCTGTCACGCTCGCGATCCCGTTCATGCTCCCGATCGCGGTTCCGATCTCGATCGCGACTCAGCGAACGACCGTTCTTCTGATCGCGTCCATTCCTGCGGACAACCACCGGACTGCGATTCGACGGAGGCGAGCGGGACGTCTTTCTTGTGACTGGCAACAAACGCCGACGTCTAACGCTGTTGCTACGACGCGAACTATGTGACAGACTGCGTCGTCCCGGAGATCCTCGTACTCGATTGTCACGACGACTCAAAGGCGAGCGACGTAAACCCGATCGAGAATgggaacgagaacgagaacgagatcgAGTTTGAGCCCGACGCCGATCTGCAGGAGCTGTTCCCCGACCACGCACAGGTGATCGTGATTTCGACCTGGAACGTGAAAGTGATCGCGAACGCCGTTCTCGAGGGTAACGTGACGTCATAAAGCGGTTGCCtggataacgaaaaaaaagttaaaaatttaCTGCCCATAAACCTAGGAATAACTCCTTTCACTTCTTTTCCTCGTACCTTTCGATTTAACCTTCATGCTCGTCAGCTCCACCAATTTTGGATTGATCACTTGTTTCGCCTCCTTCAACACATCGATTAGGTCACGCGCTTTTGCCGCATTGTTGGGTGTAAAAAATGTATACGCCGTTCCGGTGTTGTTGCACCGTCCTGTACGTCCGATGCGATGAATATAATCCTCCgaggtggtgggaaaatcgaagtTTATCACGAACTTTACATCGTCCACATCTGCGCGGGTGCGAtaagatgaaagaaaaacagcacatGGGTAAAATTAAAATCGTGTGTGTATATCCCCTCACCCGTTCCCAATTCCCAGCAAATGGACACAAACGTATTTTGTTCTCATACTCCATCGAAAGAAATCCTGAGCAGTTTTCGGAAAAAATCTCGTGACTTCGTATTTAGTCTAAAAGGATCGAACGCGCATGGATGCATGGGTTTCGATGTTTGGATTTGCGTTTAGAAGGTAGCACAGAGGA encodes:
- the LOC128724866 gene encoding uncharacterized protein LOC128724866; translation: MAGHSAEIGKINWSTCVTVATCQKGSTHKVTCADEMMRVDVALPTNNFSDDLVYLDGMKGYPDPKCKPTIRENLAVFELSLTNIYDCGVTRVINQITGKKVFYHRIIVEGGPETGKEIVSVKCITTGPSYNVTHGIVKRDVLPAGFQEPEDLEITTSITENAPEPSLGIAIRQGDKLVSGDLNVSPGAHLQMEIFLDNRSAPIYGLGVNYMLVTDTKFQEETIIFNGCSVDPYLFENFNTVDGDLLAAKFRAFKFPESTYVQFRGTVNVCVDRCKGVICSNGQTAFGRRKREINPAPADPNKIYEVTMTTFIKVNYDENADQNTVSEIDQKIRQLKLTNQKLARNSRAGNVFESIHNGPARTQDVEQPAVTVPQADNESAKVEETIVFREVITRQEEPVFEDINNGARRTGYTVAVLVGLCSLVLAVARH